From the Limanda limanda chromosome 2, fLimLim1.1, whole genome shotgun sequence genome, one window contains:
- the LOC133022776 gene encoding arachidonate 12-lipoxygenase, 12R-type-like, whose amino-acid sequence MVNYEVTVYTTNCALAATFNNVYIKLVGTEGESNRSWLNSLKGSLALFRGEVAHFTVSCPESLGTLFLIELDKQNFLVFQDSWYPSRVEVRSPEGDTYCFPVHRLITDREVHLFREGKAVKAFEETHTLAKFAREQELIGRKKDYCWEELKEGLPHCIKETNPLSLPPEVRFSYTKETGFLWTAAVGEVELHLTGLDKCNEPWTDIHAFDRVFRCKTTDTSEYVEEHWQEDEFFAYQYLNGVNPIMIRCCKVLPENFPVTDHMVFLHGQGSLTEEMERGNIFLCDYERLDGVTANTINGKKQYLMAPLVLLHKREDKLMPIAIQLKQTPADDNPIFFPTDSAYDWLMAKIFVRSADFQEHELNVHLLRTHLLAEVFAVSLLRNVPMVHPLYKLLVPHTRYTLQINILARLALISENGVFTEFAASGGEAMFTIMKRSLSSMTYKSLCIPDDVEERGVRNIPNYYYKDDGLQLWDIIFKFVEGVLSYYYETDDVVVKDKELQDWICDIFEHGFLSQDQTGIPQKFSTVAELIKFVTMVIFTCSCQHSAVNSGQYDYGAWMPNTPISLQRPPPTTKGTKDHIMMQTLPDISTTVKGMSTLWLLSKESSDIVLLGQYPEQYFTEGFPRNQIKGFQQELRLLSVAIKDRNKTLSVPYKYLDPDNFENSVAI is encoded by the exons ATGGTGAATTACGAAGTAACAGTTTACACCACCAACTGCGCCCTTGCCGCCACCTTCAACAATGTCTACATTAAGCTGGTTGGCACAGAAGGAGAGAGCAATCGCAGCTGGCTTAATAGCCTCAAAGGGTCTCTGGCCCTCTTCAGAGGAGAA GTTGCACATTTCACTGTCAGCTGCCCTGAATCCCTTGGAACATTGTTCCTGATAGAGCTGGACAAGCAGAATTTCCTAGTCTTCCAAGACTCTTGGTACCCCTCTAGAGTGGAGGTGAGATCCCCTGAAGGAGACACGTACTGCTTTCCTGTCCACCGCTTGATCACTGACCGTGAGGTGCACCTCTTCAGAGAGGGAAAAG CTGTGAAAGCCTTTGAAGAAACCCACACTCTTGCCAAGTTCGCCAGGGAGCAGGAGCTCATTGGTCGAAAGAAAGACTACTG CTGGGAAGAGTTGAAAGAAGGACTACCTCACTGCATTAAGGAAACAAatcctctttctctgcctcctgaGGTTAGGTTCTCCTACACCAAGGAGACTGGGTTTTTGTGGACTGCAGCAGTTGG gGAGGTTGAACTGCACCTGACAGGACTGGACAAATGCAACGAGCCATGGACTGACATTCATGCGTTTGATCGGGTGTTCCGCTGCAAGACGACTGACACATCAG AATATGTCGAGGAACATTGGCAGGAGGATGAATTCTTTGCCTACCAGTACCTAAATGGTGTCAACCCAATAATGATCAGATGCTGCAAAGTACTGCCAGAAAACTTTCCTGTCACTGATCACATGGTCTTCCTCCATGGTCAGGGTAGCTTGACGGAAGAAATGGAG AGAGGCAACATATTCCTTTGTGACTACGAGCGTTTGGATGGAGTGACAGCAAACACCATCAATGGGAAGAAGCAGTACTTGATGGCCCCACTCGTCCTGCTCCACAAAAGAGAGGACAAGTTGATGCCAATTGCTATTCAG CTGAAGCAAACTCCCGCAGACGACAATCCAATCTTTTTTCCAACTGACTCTGCGTATGACTGGTTGATGGCCAAGATCTTTGTGAGAAGTGCAGATTTCCAAGAACATGAACTGAACGTTCACCTGCTGCGCACTCACCTGCTGGCTGAAGTTTTCGCAGTGTCACTTCTGCGCAATGTGCCCATGGTGCATCCACTGTACAAG CTCCTTGTACCTCACACTCGCTACACTCTGCAAATCAACATCTTGGCTCGACTTGCTCTAATTTCTGAGAACGGAGTATTCACAGAG TTTGCAGCTTCTGGGGGAGAGGCCATGTTCACAATCATGAagagatcactgtcctcaatgACCTACAAGTCCCTCTGTATACCAGACGACGTTGAGGAGCGTGGGGTCAGGAACATACCAAACTACTACTACAAGGATGATGGACTCCAGCTCTGGGATATCATCTTCAA GTTTGTGGAAGGAGTACTCAGCTACTACTACGAGACTGACGATGTGGTTGTGAAGGACAAAGAGCTGCAGGACTGGATTTGCGACATTTTTGAACATGGATTCCTTTCTCAAGATCAAACAG GAATTCCACAGAAATTTTCAACCGTGGCTGAGCTGATCAAGTTTGTCACCATGGTGATCTTCACCTGCTCATGCCAGCACTCAGCTGTGAACAGTGGACAG TATGACTATGGTGCCTGGATGCCCAACACTCCCATCTCCCTGCAGCGTCCTCCGCCAACGACAAAGGGAACAAAAGACCACATTATGATGCAGACTTTGCCTGACATCAGCACCACAGTTAAGGGCATGTCGACCTTGTGGCTGCTCAGCAAGGAGTCTTCTGACATT GTCCTGCTTGGCCAGTACCCAGAGCAATATTTCACTGAGGGTTTTCCCCGCAATCAGATAAAGGGCTTCCAGCAAGAACTTCGCCTTCTGAGTGTTGCCatcaaagacagaaacaaaactCTGAGTGTGCCGTACAAGTACTTGGATCCAGACAACTTTGAAAATAGTGTTGCCATCTGA